The proteins below come from a single Oncorhynchus keta strain PuntledgeMale-10-30-2019 chromosome 1, Oket_V2, whole genome shotgun sequence genomic window:
- the nfil3-4 gene encoding nuclear factor, interleukin 3 regulated, member 4 — MEPMSLSPNGSIEEVEDGHIDYLDGELAPKGLRRKREFIPNEKKDATYWEKRRKNNEAAKRSREKRRVNDYVLESRLVAMSEENARLNTELLALKLHFGLVSPAAYAAHQNSLLRLHHANTYSPQSPPPSSSTQSLDRDVYWGRSPSYRDPSTLPTYHHRPSVLTGQPAPALIHPHALPTRMGYPYILDMPSVLHPANSSSLLLPPLLPPALSSWPGVPLLRPTAKRRCSEEEGEQQVPAASSSGALPHKLRLKTPRASTVLRDVRDRASPPLPLYVSD, encoded by the coding sequence ATGGAACCCATGTCGCTATCTCCAAACGGGAGCATTGAGGAAGTGGAGGACGGTCACATAGACTACCTAGATGGGGAGCTGGCACCCAAGGGCCTGCGGCGCAAGAGAGAGTTTATCCCAAATGAGAAGAAGGACGCCACCTACTGGGAGAAGCGTCGCAAGAACAACGAGGCAGCCAAGCGGTCgcgggagaagaggagggtgaacGATTATGTGCTGGAGAGCCGCCTGGTGGCCATGAGTGAAGAGAACGCCCGGTTGAACACAGAACTGCTGGCCCTCAAACTCCACTTTGGCCTGGTGAGCCCTGCAGCCTATGCTGCCCACCAGAACAGCCTGCTACGGCTCCACCATGCGAACACCTATAGCCCCCAGTCTCCGCCACCCAGCAGCTCAACCCAGTCCCTGGACAGGGATGTCTACTGGGGCAGGAGTCCCAGCTACAGAGACCCTTCCACCCTGCCCACTTACCACCACCGACCCTCCGTCCTGACTGGGCAACCTGCCCCTGCCCTGATCCATCCACATGCTCTACCAACCAGAATGGGCTATCCATACATCTTAGACATGCCCAGTGTCCTCCACCCTGCAAACTCATCCTCCCTTCTCCTGCCCCCGCTTCTCCCCCCTGCCCTATCGTCGTGGCCGGGGGTTCCCCTGCTGAGGCCCACTGCTAAGAGAAGGTGttcagaggaggagggggaacagCAGGTCCCAGCAGCCTCCTCCAGCGGTGCATTACCACACAAGCTGAGGCTGAAGACCCCCAGAGCTTCTACTGTCCTTAGGGATGTCAGAGATAGGGCCTCCCCCCCACTCCCGCTTTATGTATCTGACTGA